The region atatgagagaGATATGTATGGCATATCTCCCTTATAATAAAGTGAGTTGTGCCAGTTAATAATCTAATGCATTAAACCAGTTCAAGTTTTTTTACTCTTGGAgaaacatgatttcatgtattaaaacacaaaagaaagagCGGGGATATGACATCCTTAGTCTGTtcagaagcggatctagagggggggggggttgcaaccccccccccaacaaaaaaatgtctTTGTATCTGTGTCGTTAACTGGCCTTACATTGCAGGAAAATGCAAcctaattttacaaattttcatgggggatttggcaacgacctctataccaaaaatagtggtgttttagatgcaagaaaacgccattttcacacacagattttcaaaaaatttcccTACTGCACCCCCCtcgctcgcttggactcggtaTGCTACGCTCCCTCacataccaccccaaccccccccccccctttataaaaagctggatccacccctggggcccgttgcataaaactttttacctcagaaaactcaggttgtttttaccgaaGTTTTTCccgtgttaaagtcaatggcagaaatcaaactaaccttagttttcagtttttaccagagttttctcaggtaaagttatatgcaacaggcccctgctgttcattgaatattcatgaagatatgcatagaACTGGGGtagtattctgaggtcattttatctttaaaatattttattttatctcttaaaatgaaattggtattctgagatgagattttatctctcagataaaattttagattttatcttgcgtataaattttatcttgcgtatctacagatgatacgcaacagaacaatgcctgcgtacacatacccatcgcgtatctggccattgcaacgcagattatgtgcttgcgcccatgttactttgaagaaaaaatgaaataaacttaaaagagggtagaggctattttatctctgcgacgttgatttcaccagtatttctaggtgaattaaccccaaatggtgacatgaaaatgaagaaaatttatatatttgttgagaataacaccttaacgtttttcctgtacaatcagagagtatttcataagacttttcttgactaatattgtctttgaaatgatgcttgaaaagatgcgatatagacttcgaaaaaagatgagagtattgtccttttagttaaaaagaaatctccgtaaagacgcgcaagcgtatagtgcaagcgtatttgaagtcaataaattgacgcaatctcacccctttgccacacctcctggcggaatggattttaattggttgagtgatatgagagagctataaaagagtgtttctaattggatattgattaaaaaataggtgtgtcttacagagataaaatgaagataaaatggttctcagaataccaattcggagagattttaagggtattttatctcactgattttaacggagataaaatattttattttatctgagataaaatggatctcagaataccacccctgttTCACCTAAATATGCgaatctttgaaatgtcataacttttgttgttccttgtccgattttgaagaaattttcagttttgtctgatttttccttaCCTGTTCAAAACATATATTTGCAGTCAGGAGTCCCAATTTAATAACAAACTTAACTTTTGGGGGGTTAATTAGGGGGGATGTTTCTTTCCATTTAGCATCAGAGGGGGCAACAGAGGAGTGTGATAATTTGGCCttcatgttcatttttcttttcatctgcAGACCAGGGAACAAAGACCTTAAGCTATCGAGGTAATGAAaacaggggtggtattctgaggtcattttatctttaaaatattttattttatctcttaaaatgaaattggtattctgagatgagattttatctctcagataaaatttttgattttatcttgcgtataaattttatcttgcgtttCTACaaatgatacgcaacagaacaatgcctgcgtacacatacccatcgcgtatctggccattgcaacgcagatgatgtgcttgcgcccattactttgaagaaaaaaataaaataaacttaaaagagggtagaggctattttatctctgcgacgttgatttcaccagtatttctaggtgaattaaccccaaatggtgacatgaaaatgaagaaaaattatatacttattgagaataacaccttaacgttgttcctgtacaatcatagagtatttcataagacttttctttactaatattgtctttgaaaagatgtttgaaaagatgcgatatagacttcgaaaaaagatgagagtattgtcctttttgttaaaaagaaatctccgtaaagacgcgcaagcgtatagtgcaagcgtatttgaagtcaataaattgacgcaatctggcccctttgccacacctggCGGAATAGAAttcaattggttgagtgatatgagagagctttaaaagcgcgtttctgattggatattgattaaaaaataggtgtgtcttacagagataaaatgaagataaaatggttttcagaataccaattcggagagattttaagggtattttatctcactgattttaacggagataaaatattttattttatctgagataaaatggatctcagaataccaccccagatttttaattcatccataattgatacatgtatattttttaaaagtaactTCTTAAGGATGTATAGTACTTCTTAGACTTGGTCTAAAATAATGTTTTGTCTAAGGAAACAGACATTAATTACAGCATAGTAACAGTTATttagtttcatgaaaatatgaGCTCAAATGTCTGGAGGCAGTCACACAAATATCTAAAGCCAAACAACGCTCTGTCCACTCCCTTgctccctgccccccccccccaataatccCTTTATCACTATGCATCTGTCCTTCTCTTtacatcacacacacacaccaaacaACAAATGAGTGCTTTTTCTTTGGGCAGTGTGTGCCTGTCTTGAAGATACCACTTGggacaaaaatgacaaaaaaagggATGAGAAATAAATTTACCTTAAcacatatatttgttttatcacACAACCTTTACTCAAATCATTACATATCAGATTTACATACAATGAAATATTACCCATTATCTTATATGAAATGACATATATAACACTGACCCCCATCTGAcatataaatttgaaataaaaacccAAGTTCTTGGTACAGTTAAGTCTGCCTAAGTCAACCATTCACGTAAGCCATATAATCACTTTAATAAGTCAAAGCAATTTTCACACCAGGattctgtaacacaaaggttagcgattaaacTTACGCTTTATTTTCATGACTGATTGTACagtgtagtcaatgcaatcagtcaTAAAGATATTCTTCTACtgtgattgctaagctttgtgctACAGGTATCAGATTATGCAAATCATGCATTTCTCACTTCTGATGagcaaagttttgcttaattagaacaggggggtgtttcacaaagatttaagtatgacttagagtcgcacttaaatactgagttgcgtacggtatgaaaggcttgaccgtattggtcagatcgtgtcatgaggacgcgcactaatgcgtatctatcaataagatcgcgcgttgcatatcatgtacgcgttgGCATTTAAGTACGACTGAAGTCATGcttaaatttttgtgaaacaccccccagatttGTAAGGTATAAAGTAGACAGACAAACCTATAGAACGCAACCTAACTACAAACATAACATGTAGAAAAGCCATTCTTTCTAAATGTTAGTACACATTAAAGATTCACTACAGTGATAAACTCTGGGTATATTAGTAAAAAGAATAATTAAGTGAAAGATAAGCTTAACTACAATTAAAAGAGCAGGTTTAAGTTACCAAGATATTTTGGACTTTTAACAGAATATAAATGGCATTATTTAATCACATAACTAGTAACTGTATTAAAACATGTACTAGAAAGATGATCATTTATTCTTTATGCATGATTCTTCCTCAACAACAGACTACAAAAGTTTTACCATACTTGACTTGGTGTTTTACAACTGGAAAGGGAGAAAGCGAGAGGACACTATTTATTGGTCATTGGTACACTGTCAGGCCCAGTAATGTCTTCAACACTGAAACATATTTgtagaaaaaatacatatattttttaaagaccaTTCTGACTGCTAAATGTATGTCATGATGTCCTGCTTTGCTAGTATCTCTACATGCATGATTTTCCTatttcacaaatcaaaattcctttataaaaaaaaatgaaaaaaaaaatacgacaGAAGTATTCTGTCTAGAAAAGCCAGTCAGCAAGACAGACAGGATTTTCACAAGACCATCACAAGTGTTCAGTCACATGGAAAGCTTCCAATTCTTCATTCTACAACACACATTTCAATGGGATTTAAAAATGAAGTCAGACCTACAAAGATTTCTAGAATCAACTACAAAATTAGGCACCATACAAAACAGTGTCCAAGTAGATTATGGTATGGTACTCAAGGATAAACATACTCAATGAAACTagtttgaaattgatgaaggcAACAAAATATGAGAAATGTTGTAAACattagaacatacatgtatagagaaatggaaaagaaaattttTGGTTGGAAAATATCTTGTATTTCCCTACTGTAGACATGTGTATTATCAGGTATCAAGTTGaggaaaaaatcaacaatgtcATTTTCCCTGAAACCGTTTAACAGTGGCAACCTCCTTCATCTGAATGAAGTGGTCTAGTGACAGTTACTCTAAAGAATGTAACAACTAGCACAACACCATGTCTCTTAAGATGAACAAATGTAGACAACAGTTGAAAATACAGAGAAAATTGCATAAGAGACAAGTAACTTATTATTTGATTCAAATGAACAGGAAAGGtgttttttcaatctgaaaaattgaattgcatTGGTATAAAGTATATTCTAAGTATTAATTTTATGTGGACCATGTAGTAGCTTCATTGAATGTTTCAAATCAATGCAACATTTCTTAAgctttaataaaatcatgaaaaaagttAGCTAAATGTGATAAAGGAAATATAGAGGTATAAATGACCAATCAGGGTcaattgatgaaaaaaagaattgctGAGAGATCAAATGCTAACATAAAAATGCAATGTTATGAACATTTTGTTGCAATACACTATCAAAATCTCACTTTGTTGCATCTACAAATCACTACAATAAACAGTATTGCAAACTCTTTTatacataataatacatgataaTTATTACTAGCTTTCTTGCTCTCCTTATTACAAATGAAATCCAATGTTATGAaactataatacatgtacacaaataaTGGCAAATGCTGATATGAATCAACAATTATAATACTCAAAAGGAGAAAACTACATGAATTGAGGAGATATGGTTACGTTTAACCCATTGGATACTGAACTCGCATATATGTGGGCTGGAATTTATGACAAGCACATGTCATAGCGAAATCAATCAGTCTCTAATGGGTTAAGCCATTGCCTACAGGTggtacaaagcctatgggaattaCAGAATCCAGTGGTCAACGGGTTTATATACTGAATCCATTTGAGGGATTAGATCATTTGCAACATGTGAGCTGCATGATCCCTATATGCTAGTAGtgagagtatcatacagggtaaatgctgaaaattctgCTTAAAAAGCAACTTCATGTACTTTCACGATGATTCCCTCTCATCAATAGCTGTGTTTTACataatttatgaataattgCTGACTGCACTAAATTGAACTCCCTTCTTCATTTACAGAGCAAGAACTTTTACACCGTATTAAGTTTTAACTTGGTAAAATATGGCAATGGTCTTTATCGATAATACATTCCCAGATCTGTCTCATTCCATTAACCCTTTTAGATTACAGCTGCAAAGTAATCACCATCTGCATCATcaaaatttacttattttcaatataatcaTCCAGTTTTCTgtgatataaaaaacaaagaataatgcAGAATTCAATAAAGTAGAATTCATAGAAACACGATTTTTAGGCCGAAAGATTTGAATAAAGTCAAagtgaaaatcatgaaaatcaaagctAATCCAACATAGTAAAACTGTCCATCAACAGAACATCTGTAGATCTATTAAGCCTTTCACAGTGTGGTGTCCAACAACCTTTATCTGCATACTACAGCGTGTGTATACACCAAACTTAGGTCTTGCTAAAATCTTCTCTATTTACAATTGTGTTCTTATAGACCACATAAATTTATGTTTTCAGAAAACACAAATCAGTGGATTTTACTTGAATATGGACTCTATCAGTTGATAGTTTTACTCTTGATCAACCAATACAAAGGGGACAGTCACCTTAAACAACCAATTGGAATCAACTGGAAATGGTTGTAATAAGTTGAGACTTCCAGTTGTTCAATAAAACTAGACTGACTGGTAATTCGTTTCATTCAAAGAGATGACCACCACCTTAACCAAATCAGATATATCTCTTTTACTTCAGTGGAAcattagaaaaaattatttgaatgagatatatacatatataatctGATTAAATTAAGGAAAAGTCATTTACCCTGTTAGGGATATAGGCCGCATACATGTGAGCTGGTGTCGAAATCATTTAGTCTCCAAAGGTAAATAAATGGCAATACAATTCCCATTCCATACAAAATCTCATATTGAAAAAGGGCCAAGGGTTTGTCTAACTTTATGGAATCTTCAAAAATATTGCCAACAAAATAATCACATTTAATGACATGTTCTCCCAATGTCTAATGTTGTTTAATTTGGCTGTGAAATAGAAATACATAGAGAAGATTCTTTTCCGAAAAttctgaaatatttcaaaatgccAAATATGTATCggtaataaatttacaataagGGTATGCAAACATGATCAGCGGTACAGGAAATCTTGTAACAAAAGATCGGATGGACAGAAGAGTAATTATTTACACACAATTGCACACCCCTCCGATCTTCTGTCAGGTGCTACTGTATGTGAGATGACAgtcattttctctctttgtgAATGTAATTTCCCTCAGGTTTAACATTTGATTCACAGGAAAAAGTCAACTGAGAATGGCAATGTAAGATGATCTGAAATaacatttgaccttgaccatgtaaCCCGATATTATACTAATCTGATTTTGGATATCTATTCATTACATCGAAGTTTAACATAATAGACTTATGATTTCAATATTATCCTGAAAATTCAAACCTCTAACTTTGATCAGCTTATTGACTCCCAAATTACCTTTGATCTTTACCTAGTGACCCAAAATTTCATTCACCTTTTTTCTAAAATGATAACCCTTATATGCAAGCTTAATGAAATGGttcatactttcaaagtttatgacatttcaaatcttAACCTTTATTAAGATTTCATTGTTGAtacaacatggtcaaagtttattgaccctaaatgagctttgaccttaatcatgtgaccttaaCTAATACAAGCTGatcagtgacacttgattaccCTATGTCCTTATAAAATAGATCCACataattttaaagttatgacatttcaaaagcttAACCATAGTTAAGATATCAATGTTGATGACACAGCATCAGAAAAAGgcgcctacatgtatgtctcgcTTAAAAATGAGATTTTAGTGTACCTAATTGCATCAGTACAAGATTTATGAATTAACAATACCGTCCCTGACGTGTAGTTGATGTTGTAGGTGTACTGAAAACAAATCATTCTTAGACTGACAACTTAGTATTTCAGGGtaaagataaattttcaatcaatatgGGTCAAATGTGAAATATTAGGTAATGTATGGACAGTTTTAGGAAGGAATTGTTTTTAACTAAATAATTCTCAACCAGAACTAGATCAGGCCTCCTCTTTAGTATTTAAATAAAACtaatattcttttcttcttaaaatCAGTAGGCCACTGGGCATAAATCATATAATAATACAACCCTAATGTTAcatgatcaagaaaaaaaggataccATGTACATCACAGTGATAATCATAACAATTCATTTTCCACATGACAaataatttgcatgaaataaaaggGCAACTATCTATTCTCTGAAACCAAATATTTGGAACATATGCTCATTATGGGTTTGAGGGACAGTGATGGAGGGGATTAAGAGGCAGGAGAAAGGGATGGAGGATGGACTGACATTAGTGTGGTATGCCATGTTTTCTACTGAATTCTTCtgcatttttgaaaaatttcttCTTGTCCTTGGTATATTCCTCAGCTAGGTCTCCTCTTAACGGATGTTCAGGTTCTGGATCATGGACCAAAGCCAGAAGGGCTTGGATCACTGCAGTGGAGAAGATAAGAAACAAGAATATTCATtgtcattatgatcatcatatCCTATTGTTTGGAGCACTGCAGTGGAGCAGATCAAGTACAAGGATAATTACtttcattatgatcatcatatCCTAATGTTTGGATCATTGCagtagagaagaaaaaaaaaacatggatatCTATTTTCATTATGATCATTATATCCAACTGCATTCATTTGATTTCCAtcgggggagcatttcatgagaCAGAAAGTCAATGGCATTCACTGACTTTTTGTTATAAActactgaaatcattgcatGTGATTGGACCAGAGAAAATTTGGCAGGGagtatttgtttcatgaaacactctaAAGGGATGCCTATCACAATATCTCCATTGATGTAATTCAGAAGATACTTAAATGGAAATTATTTGGATTCTGGACACCAAAATCTGCCTGATCGATGCGTTTGGACTCCAGTCACCAGCATACCtgtcaattttttaaagtgacaATTCTTACTGTAACAATGAATGAAATCTTATTTTAGGAGAACACACACTAAACATAAACTGCACATAACAAACccaaaaaattaatttatgcttCAGAATTATGTCTCCAATTGTGAACCCCCAAAAGCTTACTACAGTATATCTCATAAAATCTTACTGGTTGGCAGGTATGTTATATCATGTTTTTACCTTGGATTGTTTTGGTGGCTGGTTTCCAGTTCTCAGGGGAGATAATAGGCAGACATACTTGACCCTTCTCATCAATGTTTGGATGATAAATCTTTGTGACAAACGTTAACTTAGGAGGCTTGAAGGGGTACTCTGCAGGGTAATTCATATCAATCTTGAACATGGCTTTGGAAAATGGAGGATCCTTCTGTTGAACGAGGAGAAGGGggagggaagaaaaaaatgagataatTCAATTTCAGTTAAACAAATccaatttgaattttttaaaaactaacatCATAACATGCATGCAGAGAAAATGTTGACCTGGGGGACATTGCATCAACGTTtttatccaacaagttgtcaggggcccgttgcagaaagagtagCAATCAACTGCAAATCAAAAAATCATGCACAACTtggttttcaaccaatcaacagtgcgcatttgggacttgcaattgatattttggcttgcgtttaaacacaactctttctgcaacggaccaaagatctgaaaactttcctcaattttgattggctaagcagcactgttactatggtaacagtcagataaaacagactttgtcggataaaacgtctgagcCCTTTCATTTAACACTTCCCAGgcatggatgtacatgtatgtttgtattAATCAAGAATACCTTggtctttaataataatatgtcatattttacccagggtagccacttcagttcttaAAACTCCCAGCAGGCCCAGCTTAACatgatgttattattacccctgctttagcATTGTCATTATTGGGAATTTACTCTCTCTGGATGGCTTTATTGAGGTGACTTGGGATGATGAGATTCTAATGATTCTTATTTGCTTGGCTTACTCATCCCCTATCACTTTGAAGGTTTTTGATCACTTGAATTTCCTCTTTCACTTTGTTTCTTAAGGCCATGGGGGACTTGTCAAGTTGGATGTATGATGGGGTCTGCTTTGGTATAAACTCTGATACTATAGTTTTCTGCCAAGCTGAAGCAACCCAAGCCTTAAAATACACCTCCTTAGGCTTATTTCTCTTCTATGCTGATCCTCACACCATACACTCTCTTTCTCTTGATCAAGCTCAGTCTTTGACATGCCTTCAGTCCAATCACAGGCTGCACTTCACTTAAAATTCTATGGTGTATAACTTCCATTCATATTTGCACATAAGCCGTTTTCCCAGGTGTAATCTCCTTGTGCTTTGATACATATAACATCAGTCTTGAATTGGACTTCTTTAGTAGTCCGGCAGGATGTGTCATCTACTCCGACAAGTTGCCTAagatttattttccacttttatgtgattggagACATCACACGGACCATTTGACCGAAATAATATTTTAAGGCACTCATTTAAATGGCGATTAAACTTTTTGACTTGGCCCTACTCTGAATGATCAACATGTGGAAATATCAGTTGTATTTAGGGTACTAACATCAATATATGAGAGGGTCACAAGTAAGCAAAGCAACAAAAGTTTGTTATTCTAACATTCATATgggcataataataatatttgtttttgt is a window of Lytechinus variegatus isolate NC3 chromosome 2, Lvar_3.0, whole genome shotgun sequence DNA encoding:
- the LOC121409310 gene encoding ubiquitin-conjugating enzyme E2 L3-like, with the translated sequence MAATKRLGKELEEIKKSNVACLKEVIVNDTNILKWELTIAPKDPPFSKAMFKIDMNYPAEYPFKPPKLTFVTKIYHPNIDEKGQVCLPIISPENWKPATKTIQVIQALLALVHDPEPEHPLRGDLAEEYTKDKKKFFKNAEEFSRKHGIPH